One Salvia splendens isolate huo1 chromosome 12, SspV2, whole genome shotgun sequence genomic window carries:
- the LOC121759323 gene encoding polyadenylate-binding protein 2-like codes for MAQVQAQHQNVAASSPGGVAAAPSGATAGQLQATTSLYVGDLDLNVTDSQLYDLFNSTGQVVSVRVCRDIGTRRSLGYGYVNFSNPQDAARAMEVFNFTPLNNKSIRVMYSHRDPSTRKSGTGNIFIKNLDKSIDNKALHDTFSSFGNILSCKIAADANGQPKGYGFVQFETEEAAQNAIDKLNGMLMNDKQVYVGHFLRKQERDTTQNNIKFNNVYVKNLADSTTDDELKAIFGEYGGITSAVVMRDAEGKSKSFGFVNFEQADDAAKAVEALNGKKFDDKEWYVGRAQKKSERENELKSRFEQTTRETVDKFPGVNLYVKNLDDSIDDEKLRELFAGYGTITSCKVMRDPSGISRGSGFVSFSTPEEASRALSEMSGQMVISKPLYVALAQRKEERRAKLQAQFMQMRPVAMPPSMAPRMPMYPPGAPGIGQQMFYGQGPAMIPPQAGFGYQQQLVPGMRPGGGPMPNFFMPLVQQGQQGQLPGGRRGVPPQQNQQQVPMMQQQMMPRGRIYRYPPGRNAPDGSIPGVAGGMHSVPYDMGGMLPRDSAGPQPVTALASALANATPEQQRTMLGENLYPLVDQLEHEHAAKVTGMLLEMDQTEVLHLLESPDALKSKVSEAMDVLRNVQQAGSPADQLASLSLNDS; via the exons ATGGCGCAGGTTCAGGCACAGCACCAGAATGTGGCGGCGTCCTCCCCCGGTGGAGTGGCGGCAGCTCCTAGTGGGGCGACGGCTGGGCAGCTTCAGGCTACCACCTCTCTCTACGTCGGTGACTTGGATTTGAACGTCACGGACTCGCAGCTCTACGATCTGTTCAATTCGACCGGGCAGGTTGTGTCGGTTAGGGTTTGTCGCGACATTGGCACTCGCCGCAGCCTTGGCTATGGCTAcgtcaactttagcaacccccAGGATG CTGCTAGAGCTATGGAAGTCTTTAACTTCACACCCCTGAATAACAAGTCTATCCGAGTCATGTACTCTCACCGGGATCCCAGCACTAGAAAAAGTGGAACTGGAAATATCTTTATTAAG AATTTGGACAAGTCAATTGATAACAAGGCACTACACGACACTTTTTCTAGCTTTGGAAACATCCTTTCTTGCAAGATAGCAGCCGATGCTAATGGCCAACCTAAGGGTTATGGTTTTGTGCAATTTGAGACTGAAGAAGCTGCACAAAATGCTATAGATAAGTTGAATGGCATGCTCATGAATGATAAGCAAGTCTATGTTGGGCATTTCCTCCGCAAGCAAGAGAGGGATACAACTCAGAACAATATCAAGTTCAACAATGTTTATGTGAAAAATCTGGCTGACTCTACTACAGATGATGAGCTGAAAGCAATTTTTGGCGAATATGGTGGGATAACTAGTGCTGTAGTGATGAGAGATGCAGAGGGAAAGTCAAAAAGTTTTGGTTTTGTCAATTTTGAACAGGCTGATGATGCTGCTAAAGCTGTTGAAGCTTTAAATGGAAAGAAatttgatgacaaggaatggtATGTTGGCAGAGCACAGAAGAAGTCAGAGCGAGAGAATGAACTTAAAAGTCGGTTTGAGCAGACTACCAGGGAAACTGTTGACAAATTTCCAGGAGTTAATCTATATGTTAAAAACCTAGATGATAGCATTGATGACGAAAAGCTCAGAGAACTTTTTGCAGGATATGGCACCATCACCTCTTGCAAG GTTATGCGAGACCCCAGTGGAATAAGCAGAGGATCTGGATTTGTTTCATTTTCAACTCCTGAAGAAGCTTCCAGAGCT CTTTCCGAAATGAGTGGGCAAATGGTTATCAGTAAGCCCCTTTATGTTGCTCTGGCGCAACGCAAGGAAGAGAGGAGAGCCAAGTTACAG GCCCAATTTATGCAAATGAGGCCTGTTGCAATGCCACCTTCTATGGCTCCACGCATGCCTATGTATCCCCCTGGTGCTCCTGGTATTGGGCAACAAATGTTTTATGGACAAGGTCCTGCTATGATTCCTCCTCAG GCTGGTTTCggttatcaacagcagcttgttCCTGGAATGCGTCCTGGGGGCGGCCCAATGCCAAATTTCTTCATGCCGCTAGTGCAACAGGGTCAGCAAGGACAACTGCCTGGTGGCAGACGAGGAGTTCCACCACAACAAAATCAGCAACAAGTGCCTATGATGCAGCAGCAA atGATGCCAAGAGGAAGGATTTACAGGTATCCTCCTGGCCGTAATGCACCAGATGGTTCCATTCCTGGTGTTGCTGGGGGAATGCATTCTGTTCCATATGACATGGGTGGCATGCTTCCTCGTGATTCTGCTGGTCCACAGCCAGTTACTGCTTTGGCTTCTGCCCTTGCTAATGCAACACCCGAACAACAGAGAACG ATGTTGGGTGAGAATTTGTACCCCCTCGTTGATCAGCTGGAGCACGAGCACGCTGCGAAGGTCACAGGCATGCTTCTAGAGATGGACCAGACCGAGGTTCTTCATTTGCTCGAGTCCCCTGATGCTTTGAAATCTAAGGTTTCCGAAGCAATGGATGTCCTGAGGAACGTCCAGCAGGCGGGCAGCCCTGCTGACCAACTCGCTTCGCTGTCACTCAACGATTCTTGA
- the LOC121758681 gene encoding polyadenylate-binding protein 8-like, protein MAQIQVQHQNVAATAAPNGVAAVAAPAPGGAAVGQFQTTSLYVGDLDFNVTDSQLYDLFNSVGQVVSVRVCRELGTQRSLGYGYVNYANPQDAARALELLNFTPLNSKSIRVMYSHRDPSVRKSGMANIFIKNLDKAIDNKALHDTFSSFGNILSCKIATDPHGQSKGYGFVQFDTEEAAQSAIDKLNGMLINDKQVYVGHFLRKQERDTTQANAKFTNVFVKNLADTITDDNLKTTFGEYGVITSAVVMRDADGKSKCFGFVNFEHADDAAKAVEALNGKKFDDKEWYVGKAQKKSEREQELKTRFEQTTRETVDKFPGVNLYVKNIDDSIDDDRLRELFSGFGTITSCKVMRDPSGISRGSGFVAFSTPEEASRALTEMNGKMLISKPLYVALAQRKEERRAKLQAQFLQMRPVGIPPSMAPRMPMYPPGAPGIGQQLFYGQAPAIMPPQGGFGYQQQLVPGMRPGAAPMPNFFMPLVQQGQQGQRPGSRRGGPGQQNQQPVPMMQQQMMPRARMYRYPPGRNVPDGPIPGGMLSVPYDLGGMLPRDSAVPQPMPVTALASALANATPEQQRTMLGENLYPLVDQLEHEHAAKVTGMLLEMDQTEVLHLLESPDALKSKVSEAMDVLRNVQQAGSPADQLASLSLNDNLVS, encoded by the exons ATGGCCCAGATTCAGGTGCAGCACCAGAATGTGGCGGCGACGGCTGCCCCAAATGGagtggcggcggtggcggcgccGGCGCCTGGTGGAGCGGCGGTAGGACAGTTTCAGACGACCTCTCTGTATGTCGGTGACTTGGATTTCAACGTAACGGACTCGCAGCTCTACGATCTGTTCAATTCGGTCGGGCAGGTTGTATCGGTCAGGGTTTGTCGCGAGCTTGGCACTCAGCGCAGCCTTGGCTATGGCTATGTAAACTATGCCAACCCCCAGGATG CTGCAAGAGCTTTGGAATTGTTGAACTTCACTCCCCTCAATAGCAAGTCGATCCGAGTGATGTATTCTCACCGCGATCCAAGTGTTAGAAAAAGTGGAATGGCAAATATCTTTATCAAG AATCTGGACAAAGCAATTGACAACAAAGCTTTGCATGACACGTTCTCTAGCTTTGGCAACATCCTTTCCTGCAAGATTGCGACAGACCCCCATGGTCAGTCTAAGGGTTATGGATTTGTTCAATTTGATACTGAAGAAGCTGCACAAAGTGCTATAGATAAGTTAAATGGTATGCTTATTAATGATAAGCAAGTCTATGTCGGGCATTTCCTTCGTAAGCAAGAAAGGGATACTACACAGGCCAATGCTAAGTTCACCAATGTGTTTGTGAAAAATTTAGCTGATACCATTACAGATGATAATTTGAAAACAACTTTTGGTGAATATGGAGTAATCACTAGTGCTGTAGTGATGAGGGATGCTGATGGGAAGTCGAAATGTTTTGGATTTGTAAATTTTGAGCATGCTGATGATGCTGCTAAAGCTGTTGAAGCTCTAAACGGAAAGAAatttgatgacaaggaatggtATGTTGGTAAAGCCCAGAAGAAGTCGGAGAGAGAGCAGGAACTTAAAACTCGGTTTGAACAAACTACCAGGGAAACTGTTGACAAATTTCCTGGAGTTAATTTATATGTTAAAAACATAGATGATAGCATTGATGATGACAGACTGAGAGAACTGTTTTCAGGTTTTGGTACCATCACCTCTTGTAAG GTTATGCGTGATCCTAGTGGAATAAGCAGAGGATCTGGGTTTGTTGCCTTTTCAACTCCTGAAGAAGCTTCCCGAGCT CTTACTGAAATGAATGGGAAAATGTTAATTAGCAAGCCTCTTTATGTTGCATTGGCACAACGTAAGGAAGAGAGGAGAGCCAAGTTACAG GCCCAATTTTTGCAAATGAGGCCTGTAGGAATCCCACCTTCTATGGCTCCACGTATGCCCATGTATCCCCCTGGTGCACCTGGTATCGGGCAGCAGCTATTTTATGGACAAGCCCCTGCTATCATGCCTCCTCAG GGTGGCTTTGGTTATCAGCAGCAGCTTGTTCCTGGAATGCGCCCTGGGGCTGCTCCCATGCCAAACTTCTTTATGCCACTAGTCCAACAGGGTCAGCAGGGCCAACGACCTGGTAGCAGACGAGGAGGTCCAGGGCAACAAAATCAGCAACCTGTGCCGATGATGCAACAGCAG ATGATGCCAAGGGCGAGGATGTATAGGTATCCTCCTGGTCGTAATGTGCCAGATGGGCCCATTCCTGGTGGAATGCTTTCTGTCCCATACGACCTGGGTGGCATGCTTCCTCGCGATTCTGCTGTTCCACAGCCTATGCCAGTTACTGCTTTGGCTTCTGCCCTTGCCAATGCAACACCTGAACAACAGAGGACG ATGCTGGGTGAGAACTTGTACCCGCTCGTTGATCAGCTTGAGCATGAGCATGCTGCGAAGGTTACAGGAATGCTTCTGGAGATGGATCAGACTGAGGTTCTTCATTTGCTCGAGTCGCCTGATGCTTTGAAATCAAAGGTTTCTGAGGCAATGGATGTCCTGAGGAACGTTCAGCAGGCTGGTAGCCCTGCGGACCAACTTGCTTCGCTGTCGCTCAACGACAACCTTGTTTCTTGA